One Endozoicomonas gorgoniicola DNA window includes the following coding sequences:
- a CDS encoding DUF481 domain-containing protein, translated as MHRSGHLFKAVGFVYCLTSAAYLKADKVELHNGSVITGQVLSIKDDKLEVDSGYGKLLIPLKDIASMDSEKPVWIRFKGESSFSLWKLETINQQLQLVSPDESQMRPADPSELASVSNIAPDSDQWRWSGNANAYLSYQRGNTKKDAFNADGQFAARDYRNRNTLDWKFDYEEDDKKKLKDRWLLKYGYNRFLNPVWYLSGNLGWEKDTIKSLDYRTSAGVGLGHQFYDEPDLNLRMELGPSYIWEKFSDPEKKNNSGAGQWKLNYDQLLWDWVTLFHNQDIYYRFKEKSWLFQTSTGFRVQLIDLLHLIVKLDYDYDNDPQPGKKKDDSTLMFGLGASW; from the coding sequence ATGCACAGGTCTGGTCATCTATTTAAGGCTGTCGGGTTTGTCTATTGCCTGACATCCGCCGCTTATCTTAAAGCCGACAAAGTTGAGTTGCACAATGGCAGCGTGATAACTGGTCAGGTTCTCAGCATTAAAGACGATAAACTGGAGGTAGACAGTGGCTATGGCAAACTGCTTATACCACTGAAAGATATTGCTTCCATGGACTCTGAAAAGCCTGTGTGGATCCGGTTCAAAGGGGAAAGTTCATTTAGCCTATGGAAACTGGAAACCATTAATCAACAGCTTCAGCTGGTCAGCCCTGACGAGTCACAGATGCGCCCGGCCGATCCGTCAGAACTTGCCAGCGTCAGTAACATAGCCCCTGACAGCGATCAATGGCGCTGGTCTGGTAATGCCAATGCTTATCTGAGCTATCAGCGGGGCAATACCAAAAAAGACGCCTTTAATGCTGATGGTCAGTTCGCTGCCCGGGACTACAGGAATCGCAACACTCTGGACTGGAAATTTGATTACGAAGAAGACGATAAAAAAAAACTGAAAGACCGCTGGTTGCTGAAATACGGTTACAACCGTTTTCTTAATCCTGTCTGGTATCTGAGTGGAAATCTTGGCTGGGAAAAAGACACCATAAAATCATTGGATTACCGTACGTCGGCGGGCGTTGGCCTGGGTCATCAATTCTACGATGAACCCGATCTCAACCTGAGAATGGAACTGGGACCAAGCTATATCTGGGAAAAATTCTCAGACCCTGAAAAAAAGAACAACAGCGGAGCAGGCCAATGGAAACTCAACTACGACCAGCTGTTGTGGGATTGGGTGACCCTGTTCCATAACCAGGATATCTATTATCGCTTTAAAGAAAAGAGCTGGCTGTTCCAGACTTCCACTGGCTTCAGGGTTCAGCTCATTGATTTACTGCATCTTATTGTGAAACTGGATTATGACTATGATAACGACCCACAACCCGGCAAGAAAAAAGACGATAGCACTTTAATGTTTGGTCTGGGTGCCAGCTGGTAA
- a CDS encoding NADPH-dependent 2,4-dienoyl-CoA reductase → MSAEVHPLYPNLFQPLDLGFTTLKNRVIMGSMHTYLEEQGKFKELGAYYAERAKGGAGLIVSGGIAPNQAAGGMPGAAAMCTEADVDHHLPLTKAVHDEGGKICMQILHTGRYGFHPDIIAPSARKSPITPFVPKALTSDEVEKEINDFVHCAKLSQKAGYDGVEIMGSEGYFLNQFIAREVNERDDEWGGDYHNRIKLPVEVVRRTRQAVGEHFIIIYRLSMLDLVKGGSTWDEIVELGKAIEQAGATIINTGIGWHEARIPTIATMVPRAAFTSVTARIRSELSIPVITSNRINMPDTAEEVLKKGDADLISMARPFLADPEWVNKAEQQHADEINTCIGCNQACLDHVFQLKPVSCLVNPRACDETRLNYLPAETHKKLAVVGAGPAGLAFATTAASRGHKVTLFEASDRIGGQFNIAKTVPGKEEFNETLRYFQRQIELTGVTLRLNTKVVAKDLDTSDFDEVIVATGVTPRTPDIKGIDHPKVLSYLDAFQGAEVGKTVAIIGAGGIGFDLSEFLTQNGSSTSLDPVAFMEEWGVDLEVRHRGGLVSGHATETPARKVYLLQRKSQKPGSNLGKTTGWIHRSTLARRGVKMLHSCEYEKIDDQGLHIKVEGRSEILPVDHVIICAGQDPLRTLADSISSKPVHLIGGADVAAELDAKRAINQGCHLAAVI, encoded by the coding sequence ATGTCAGCTGAAGTACACCCACTGTATCCAAATCTCTTCCAGCCTCTGGACCTGGGTTTTACCACTCTGAAGAACCGCGTCATCATGGGCTCTATGCACACCTATCTTGAAGAGCAGGGCAAGTTTAAAGAGCTGGGTGCCTACTACGCAGAACGGGCTAAAGGCGGCGCAGGACTGATTGTCTCAGGCGGAATTGCGCCCAACCAGGCAGCCGGAGGAATGCCCGGTGCCGCAGCCATGTGTACAGAGGCAGACGTCGACCACCATCTACCCCTGACCAAAGCAGTACATGACGAAGGCGGTAAAATCTGTATGCAGATTCTGCATACCGGCCGTTATGGGTTTCACCCGGACATTATTGCTCCCAGTGCCAGAAAATCACCGATCACTCCTTTTGTCCCCAAAGCCCTGACCAGTGACGAAGTCGAAAAAGAAATCAATGACTTTGTACACTGTGCAAAACTGTCACAGAAAGCGGGTTATGATGGCGTGGAAATTATGGGTTCCGAAGGTTATTTCCTCAATCAGTTCATCGCCAGGGAAGTGAATGAAAGGGACGATGAGTGGGGGGGCGACTACCACAACCGGATAAAACTTCCAGTAGAGGTCGTTCGTCGTACAAGACAGGCCGTTGGAGAACACTTTATCATCATTTATCGCCTGTCGATGCTTGATCTGGTTAAAGGTGGTAGCACCTGGGATGAAATTGTAGAGCTGGGCAAAGCCATTGAGCAGGCAGGCGCCACCATTATTAATACCGGAATTGGCTGGCACGAAGCCCGTATTCCCACCATTGCCACCATGGTTCCCCGGGCAGCATTTACGTCGGTCACTGCCCGAATCCGTTCAGAACTGTCAATACCGGTCATCACCTCAAACCGAATTAATATGCCCGACACAGCTGAGGAAGTTCTGAAAAAAGGCGACGCCGACCTTATATCCATGGCTCGCCCTTTCCTGGCAGACCCGGAATGGGTTAACAAGGCAGAACAACAGCACGCCGACGAGATCAATACCTGTATTGGCTGCAACCAGGCCTGCCTCGATCATGTTTTTCAGCTGAAGCCTGTCAGTTGTCTGGTCAATCCAAGAGCCTGTGATGAAACCCGGCTGAACTACCTGCCTGCTGAAACGCACAAAAAACTGGCCGTAGTCGGTGCAGGCCCGGCAGGGCTGGCTTTTGCAACAACGGCGGCATCAAGAGGGCATAAAGTCACTCTGTTTGAAGCGTCCGACCGGATTGGCGGGCAGTTTAACATTGCCAAAACGGTACCCGGCAAGGAAGAGTTCAATGAAACCCTGCGCTACTTCCAGCGCCAGATAGAGTTGACCGGAGTGACTCTGAGACTCAACACGAAAGTAGTCGCAAAAGACCTGGACACCAGTGATTTTGACGAAGTGATTGTCGCCACCGGTGTCACCCCGAGAACGCCTGATATCAAAGGCATCGACCATCCAAAAGTACTCAGTTATCTGGACGCTTTTCAGGGGGCTGAGGTGGGCAAGACTGTTGCCATTATCGGTGCCGGAGGCATCGGCTTTGACCTGTCAGAGTTCCTGACCCAGAACGGTTCGTCCACCAGCCTTGACCCGGTCGCCTTTATGGAGGAGTGGGGCGTTGATCTGGAGGTCAGGCACCGGGGTGGACTGGTGTCCGGACATGCGACCGAAACACCGGCACGTAAGGTTTATCTGTTACAGCGTAAAAGCCAGAAGCCGGGCAGCAATCTGGGTAAAACCACCGGCTGGATTCATCGCTCAACACTGGCCAGGCGCGGCGTAAAAATGCTGCACTCCTGCGAATACGAAAAAATTGATGATCAGGGGTTGCATATCAAAGTCGAAGGTCGGTCTGAAATCCTGCCCGTCGATCATGTGATTATCTGTGCCGGACAGGACCCTTTGAGAACTCTGGCTGACTCGATCAGTTCCAAGCCAGTTCACCTGATTGGAGGAGCGGATGTCGCTGCCGAGCTGGATGCCAAGCGTGCGATCAACCAGGGTTGCCATCTGGCTGCTGTTATCTAA
- the sstT gene encoding serine/threonine transporter SstT, which translates to MNQAQSLFERITSISLVLRIVIGIALGTLIAVASPATADSVAILGSLFVRALQAVAPILVFVLVMSSIANQKKDQHSNIRPVVTLYLIGTLAAAFTAVALSYLSPVTLSLATESASATPPEGIGEVLNTLLFRIVQNPVEALLNGNFIGILAWAIGLGIVLRHASETTKTTLQDVSDAVSSIVRFVIQLAPFGIFGLVADTIASTGFSVLLGYSHLLVILVGSMLIIALGVNPLIVFLKTRQNPYPLVLRCIRESGVTAFFTRSSAANIPVNMQLCKNLKLHEDTYSVSIPLGATINMGGAAITITVMTLAAVNTLGIQVDIATAFILSVVAAVSACGASGVAGGSLLLIPLACSLFGIPNEVAMQVVAVGFIIGVIQDSVETALNSSTDVVFTATACIAAERNGSTVVSEQQAEA; encoded by the coding sequence ATGAATCAAGCTCAGTCGCTGTTTGAGCGAATAACGAGCATCAGCCTGGTACTCAGAATCGTTATCGGTATTGCTCTGGGTACGCTCATTGCCGTAGCCTCTCCGGCTACCGCTGACTCTGTTGCCATTCTTGGCTCGCTGTTTGTACGAGCCCTGCAAGCCGTGGCGCCTATACTGGTATTTGTCCTGGTAATGTCGTCTATTGCCAACCAGAAAAAAGACCAGCACAGTAACATTCGCCCTGTTGTTACCCTGTACCTGATTGGTACTCTGGCAGCCGCCTTCACTGCCGTAGCCCTGAGCTACCTGTCTCCGGTAACGTTGAGTCTGGCAACAGAAAGTGCCAGTGCCACGCCACCGGAAGGTATCGGGGAAGTTCTGAACACCCTGCTGTTCCGAATCGTCCAGAACCCCGTAGAAGCATTGCTGAATGGTAACTTCATCGGCATTCTGGCCTGGGCTATTGGTCTGGGTATTGTGCTGCGCCACGCTTCCGAAACCACTAAAACGACCCTGCAAGACGTGTCCGACGCTGTTTCCAGCATTGTTCGCTTTGTGATTCAGCTGGCACCTTTCGGTATCTTTGGTCTGGTGGCAGACACCATTGCCTCTACCGGTTTCTCGGTACTGCTGGGGTATTCGCACCTGCTGGTGATTCTGGTGGGCAGCATGCTGATCATCGCGCTGGGGGTTAACCCGCTGATCGTCTTCCTGAAGACCCGCCAGAACCCATATCCGCTGGTGCTGCGCTGCATCCGTGAAAGTGGTGTTACAGCGTTCTTTACCCGCAGCTCTGCGGCCAACATCCCGGTTAACATGCAGCTGTGTAAAAACCTGAAACTGCATGAAGATACTTATTCTGTCTCCATTCCTCTGGGTGCCACCATCAATATGGGGGGTGCTGCGATCACAATCACTGTGATGACTCTGGCAGCGGTTAACACTCTGGGTATTCAGGTGGATATCGCTACTGCCTTTATCCTGAGTGTGGTGGCTGCTGTGTCTGCCTGCGGAGCTTCTGGTGTTGCCGGTGGTTCTCTGCTGCTGATACCTCTCGCCTGCAGCCTGTTTGGTATTCCCAACGAAGTGGCCATGCAGGTGGTGGCTGTCGGCTTTATTATCGGTGTGATTCAGGATTCTGTTGAAACTGCGCTGAACAGCTCTACCGACGTAGTCTTCACGGCTACAGCCTGCATTGCTGCCGAACGGAACGGTTCAACCGTTGTTTCCGAACAACAGGCTGAAGCCTGA
- a CDS encoding GNAT family N-acetyltransferase produces MEIMIHKLLQGIPYPLDDNYQLSLITKADIDDLVMMLQDDEVTEYLWFAPAPEQFYWEYFAPMAEQNAMAIKGECEPLMALIIRDTHTRAFAGMAAIIPMGMIPGVYEIGYQLDRSFWGKGLATRVSRLLLRYGFEHLNAHKIVADCYASNKGSERVMQKIGMTKEGHQKDFYPYRGGLEDRIHYGISK; encoded by the coding sequence ATGGAAATAATGATACATAAACTGCTTCAGGGTATTCCCTATCCCCTGGATGATAACTATCAACTGTCGTTGATTACCAAAGCCGATATTGATGATCTGGTCATGATGCTACAGGACGACGAGGTCACAGAGTATCTCTGGTTTGCCCCCGCACCTGAACAGTTCTACTGGGAGTATTTCGCTCCCATGGCTGAGCAGAATGCCATGGCCATTAAAGGAGAATGTGAGCCATTGATGGCGCTGATCATCCGCGATACCCATACCCGGGCATTTGCCGGTATGGCCGCCATCATCCCCATGGGAATGATTCCCGGTGTTTATGAAATTGGCTACCAGCTGGATCGAAGCTTCTGGGGCAAAGGACTGGCAACCCGCGTCAGTCGTCTGTTGCTCCGCTATGGTTTTGAGCATCTGAATGCACACAAGATCGTTGCCGATTGCTACGCCAGCAACAAAGGCTCAGAACGGGTGATGCAGAAAATAGGAATGACCAAGGAGGGTCATCAGAAAGACTTCTACCCCTATCGGGGTGGACTGGAAGACCGTATACATTACGGCATCAGCAAATAG
- a CDS encoding C58 family peptidase → MVYSVFTIANIHSVFATWRKEKLKQPARIIAYYLDSHAGLCAAMTVTWLRKSIDSGEKGICRATELGSQHLMAIVQAAYARRTIPNSGGKGRLDVIIPLLHSQNLIPAEGIRGTGFFSPEQIVNWALTKAGYSLFSFCQPDNYSHMVGMRCEGKILQMFDPDEGLFQFSDVSSFEQYMREFLVSAQWNVGREWGILSVKSDL, encoded by the coding sequence ATGGTATACAGTGTTTTTACAATCGCTAACATTCATTCAGTGTTCGCCACATGGCGTAAAGAGAAACTTAAACAGCCTGCCCGGATAATCGCTTATTACCTCGATAGTCATGCTGGTCTATGCGCTGCCATGACCGTGACATGGTTGAGAAAAAGTATCGACTCGGGAGAAAAAGGCATTTGCAGGGCTACTGAGTTGGGTAGTCAGCATTTGATGGCAATCGTGCAGGCAGCCTACGCAAGGAGGACTATCCCCAACAGTGGAGGGAAAGGCCGACTTGACGTTATTATTCCTTTGCTCCACAGCCAGAACCTGATACCGGCAGAAGGTATCAGAGGAACAGGCTTTTTTTCCCCTGAGCAAATTGTTAACTGGGCGTTAACTAAAGCGGGCTATTCGTTATTTTCTTTCTGTCAGCCGGATAATTATAGTCATATGGTAGGTATGCGGTGTGAAGGTAAAATCCTGCAAATGTTTGACCCGGACGAAGGTCTGTTTCAATTCTCGGATGTATCGAGTTTTGAACAGTACATGAGGGAGTTTCTCGTTAGCGCGCAGTGGAACGTGGGTAGAGAGTGGGGAATTCTTTCCGTGAAGTCGGATTTGTGA
- a CDS encoding OTU domain-containing protein, whose amino-acid sequence MKTLQKVFVVVAIQASQCVAGMNVHIGLVKVRHDGFCFYHAVAKAIGEETGGRPLFERLRTFLSNEASASTHPMLEAHLSDAVVGSSIGTLANQLASTPPSLANRDSWAGMPELVAMVQMLGQPVLVWHVNQDLRVDEHSLLVTPDSILPVFSIEEGADAGIPAIQLVHAGSEWWPLETDDSLQSWGSGWEAYRDQVSGVLHEQLTAEHTGPDLDETDNDATLCEGWVYLVGEYVPEDLLILDRGSLGALQEIIFAASLPSLMEAYLYMKIELNHAISESDDISDPGFHWANNRFEQTTRLVDDVSRTLVLPTTIRIIETSMSNYLAATNVRPKDFMGSLLPTRRLVWDTLSLFQGLINRIVQRSGGLTFSGIYSSYLACSQKSDTTSTRQFDFSGTSFASLPSGQQHPARISVVQERVVIPFDKANPVHHILFSLYVSANTFQLVNHCLTLSVLQSSDRELAELFGMPQASLARSMIKSQIKEYEVVLRRIRAVIHALGHRYYPDYWQADRYQAISICEGRTIVFHSDDFQPREGWSHWQIPDPEEDEH is encoded by the coding sequence ATGAAAACCTTACAGAAAGTTTTTGTTGTTGTAGCCATTCAAGCCAGCCAGTGTGTGGCAGGAATGAACGTCCACATTGGTCTGGTTAAAGTTCGGCACGATGGTTTTTGTTTTTATCATGCCGTGGCAAAGGCGATAGGTGAAGAAACAGGCGGACGTCCACTGTTCGAGCGTCTGCGCACCTTCCTGAGTAATGAAGCCAGTGCCTCCACTCATCCTATGCTGGAAGCCCATTTAAGTGATGCGGTGGTTGGCAGCAGCATTGGCACTCTGGCAAATCAGCTTGCCTCTACTCCTCCTTCACTGGCCAACCGTGACAGCTGGGCGGGTATGCCTGAGCTGGTGGCAATGGTGCAGATGTTGGGGCAGCCGGTTCTGGTATGGCATGTGAATCAGGATTTACGGGTGGATGAACACAGCCTGCTGGTAACGCCCGACAGCATTTTGCCAGTGTTTTCCATTGAAGAAGGTGCAGACGCAGGCATTCCTGCCATACAGCTTGTACATGCGGGCAGTGAGTGGTGGCCTCTGGAAACAGATGACTCCTTGCAGTCCTGGGGTTCTGGCTGGGAGGCATACAGGGACCAGGTTTCAGGGGTTCTGCACGAACAGCTGACAGCTGAACATACAGGACCTGATCTGGATGAAACTGACAATGATGCGACGCTATGTGAGGGGTGGGTCTATTTGGTCGGTGAATATGTGCCGGAAGACCTCTTGATTCTTGACAGGGGTAGTCTGGGCGCTCTGCAGGAAATAATTTTTGCTGCCAGCTTGCCGTCACTGATGGAAGCGTATCTCTACATGAAGATTGAGCTGAATCATGCCATCAGTGAGTCAGATGATATCTCTGATCCCGGATTTCACTGGGCCAATAACCGTTTTGAGCAAACGACCCGCCTGGTTGACGATGTCAGTCGAACTCTGGTTTTGCCGACCACCATCAGGATCATTGAAACCTCCATGAGCAATTATCTGGCGGCGACAAATGTAAGACCAAAAGATTTTATGGGATCGCTGTTACCGACACGTCGCTTAGTCTGGGACACACTTTCACTGTTTCAAGGGTTGATTAACAGGATAGTGCAGCGCTCAGGAGGGCTGACATTTTCCGGGATTTATTCTTCGTATCTGGCTTGCAGTCAGAAGTCTGATACCACCAGTACCAGACAGTTTGATTTTTCTGGCACTTCATTTGCCTCTCTGCCATCCGGACAACAACATCCCGCCCGTATTTCAGTGGTGCAGGAAAGAGTTGTTATTCCCTTTGATAAAGCAAATCCTGTGCACCATATTCTGTTTAGTCTCTATGTCAGTGCAAATACTTTCCAGCTGGTGAATCATTGCCTGACCTTATCGGTTCTGCAGTCATCTGACCGGGAACTGGCAGAGCTATTTGGTATGCCTCAGGCGTCCTTAGCCAGATCAATGATAAAGTCCCAGATCAAAGAGTATGAAGTTGTGCTTAGGCGTATTCGGGCAGTGATTCATGCTTTAGGCCATCGTTATTACCCAGATTACTGGCAAGCTGATCGCTATCAGGCGATTAGCATCTGTGAAGGCAGAACCATTGTGTTTCACAGCGATGATTTTCAGCCCCGGGAAGGGTGGAGTCATTGGCAAATCCCTGACCCAGAGGAGGACGAACATTGA